CCATTCATTCTGACCATCATTTTCTATAACAATTGCCTGTGAGAACCGACCTGTAGGAAGCTGGATATTTTCTATGGCAATGACCTTCCCAGAAACAGAGGAGTGTACTGCTGCTGATACAAAACCCTCAGGTATACCTATGAGCTGACCTTTTTTAACCTGATCTCCTGCATTTACAGAAGGCCTGCACGGAGCACCGGTATGCTGGCTGAGTGGAATAAAAACCTTTTCTGGTTCAGAGGGAATCTCTATTGGTGAGTCCTTTGAAAGTTCCTTTTTTTCGGGTGGATGTGTTCCGCCCTTAAATGTTGCAAGAGCCATCTCCATCCTCCTTCTTTTTAGAAAAAAGAGCCTATAAGTAATAGCACTTAGATACTCCTTATGTCAAGGGATGGTTGATAATAGAATTATTAATTTTTTTAATCAAACTCATCAGTTATAATATTAAGAAGAGAATACCTCCATTAAGGAGTATTAAAAATCTTTGAAAGGTCAGTGAAATGAAGCTTCTAATAACAGGCGGTGCTGGATTTATAGGAAGTGAGGTGGTAAGACAGGCAGTAGCTAGGGGATTTTCAGTGACTGTCATTGACAATCTCTCCTATGCAGGAGACATTGAGCGTTTAAGAAATGTTATTGAAAGGATTAAATTCTACAGAGCAGATATAACTGATAAGGCAGCCCTTGATGAGATCTTCAGAAAAGAGAATCCTGATAACATAATTCACCTTGCAGCAGAAAGCCATGTGGACAGGAGTATCCTTGAGCCAGAGAGATTTCTTGAGACAAACGTAATGGGGACATTCAATCTACTTGAGCTTTCAAGGGAATTAAAAATAAAAAGATTTATCAATGTCTCAACTGATGAGGTCTATGGAGAGCTTGGTGAGCAAGGTTATTTCACAGAGGAAAGCCCTTTAAAGCCAAATTCGCCCTATTCAGCAAGCAAAGCATCTCAGGATATGCTTGGAAGGGCATACTGGCGTACCTACGGACTACCAGTAATAACAGTGAGACCTTCAAATAATTACGGTCCCTGGCAGTACCCTGAAAAATTAATACCTGTCATTATAGTAAAGGCACTTTATAACGAAAAAATACCTCTTTACGGTGATGGAAGGAATGT
This genomic interval from Thermodesulfovibrionales bacterium contains the following:
- the rfbB gene encoding dTDP-glucose 4,6-dehydratase, translated to MKLLITGGAGFIGSEVVRQAVARGFSVTVIDNLSYAGDIERLRNVIERIKFYRADITDKAALDEIFRKENPDNIIHLAAESHVDRSILEPERFLETNVMGTFNLLELSRELKIKRFINVSTDEVYGELGEQGYFTEESPLKPNSPYSASKASQDMLGRAYWRTYGLPVITVRPSNNYGPWQYPEKLIPVIIVKALYNEKIPLYGDGRNVREWLYVEDCAQAILMILDKGIPGEIYNIGSNEEKKNIEVVKEILKILNRSEDLIEFVKDRPGHDYRYSMSVEKIKKETGWSPKTGFKDGIEKTVRWYMDNIKWLEEKVRSLKDYWERIYKKD